The proteins below are encoded in one region of Ricinus communis isolate WT05 ecotype wild-type chromosome 6, ASM1957865v1, whole genome shotgun sequence:
- the LOC8272253 gene encoding PXMP2/4 family protein 4, translating to MGSSIHRLLRRRITITGGISPSEPITTINSMLRHQKITTNTIIANSRTFLKLPYFFRKSRDFSNGFSSSPSFFTSPFSSASQSSSITASFVGWYLGMVKTRPILTKSATCAVIYVAADLSSQTIARPVSEPYDLVRTLRMAGYGMLVLGPTLHFWFNFVSRQFPKRDLITTFKKIILGQTVYGPAMTALFFSLNACLQGENGSEIVARLKRDLLPTMMNGVMYWPVCDFITFKFIPVHLQPLVSNSFSYLWTVYMTYMASREKVDSSS from the exons atGGGCAGCAGCATCCACCGACTATTACGCCGCCGTATCACGATCACCGGCGGAATCTCTCCATCAGAaccaattacaacaataaattCAATGCTTAGACACCAAAAGATAACTACTAATACTATTATAGCAAATTCAAGAACTTTCTTAAAGTTGCCTTATTTCTTTAGAAAATCAAGAGATTTTAGTAATGgtttctcttcttctccttcatTTTTCACTTCTCCATTCTCTTCTGCCTCTCAATCTTCGAGTATAACGGCGTCGTTTGTCGGATGGTACTTGGGCATGGTTAAAACGAGACCGATTTTGACTAAAAGTGCTACTTGTGCAGTTATTTATGTTGCTGCTGATTTGTCTTCTCAG ACAATTGCACGCCCAGTTTCCGAGCCTTATGATTTGGTGAGGACATTGCGCATGGCAGGATATGGAATGCTAGTTTTAGGACCAACATTGCATTTTTGGTTCAACTTTGTGTCAAGACAATTTCCAAAGAGAGATTTAATCACAACATTCAAGAAAATTATCCTGGGCCAGACTGTCTATGGACCTGCAATGACTGCTCTTTTCTTCTCCTTGAATGCATGCCTACAGG GTGAGAATGGTTCTGAAATTGTTGCTCGTTTAAAACGCGATTTGCTGCCTACAATGATGAATGGTGTCATGTACTGGCCCGTATGTGATTTTATCACTTTCAAATTCATCCCTGTCCACTTACAG CCACTAGTGAGCAATTCATTTTCATATCTATGGACTGTCTATATGACATATATGGCAAGTCGGGAGAAAGTTGACAGCAGCAGCTAA